aatcaaagaatattttctaCACACCAAACACTCCATTTTTATTACACTTGACATTTTAGGATTTCTCTGAAGAAGGGAAACCTTTTCTGCCCATATTGACtgataaatatttaatacaATGAGTCTCAACAAGACTGCAGcctaaaacacatttcacaagcTTTGTTGGGGGTCACAAAACCAAAATTAAGGTGTTATTTTTCCATCCATTGCACTTTGTACTACAAAGGTAGGATGGCATGTTCGAAATTTTAGTGCACAAAACAAAGTGACCCACCCGTTTGAGGCGGTCTTTGGAAGAGCTGTCTTCATTGGGACAGAACAAAACGTAAGCGGGGTGTTTTGAAGGGGGCACTGGGTGTCTTTGGATTTGAGACGGGTGGGACATCAAGGGCAGAAAGTGATTTTGGGGGGGTCCTGCATAACAAAAATTAGGATTAAAGAATTCAACCCTCGTCTaacttattttcattatttacaagATTGAAACAAAAACACGATAAAACTGGTAGTCCACAGACAGGCGATGTGAGATTATCAACTTACTGTGTGTAAGAACTAAAGTATTTCAGATGTGGAGCGTCCTTTTGTTTTAAACCTATAGACTATTAGTGTGCAGAGTACATCAGAAAGACAATATGAGATTGAAGAATTAAAGTGACCTTTTTAAAAGAAGCAGCAAACACAATGTCCCTCAAAGAcatttctctccgtctctctctgagACATGTTCCACTACACATCACATTATCTCATTGCTGTGGCTCTCACAATTATTAGTTTGTTATTCGTCTGCCAAATGTCCACTATCTTCCTAGAGTGATAAACCACcttcttgtttttgctttaagttggctttaaaaaaaaaaaaagagcaacagaaATTATCTGAAGGCTAAAAAACGTCAGTACAGTCTAGACAGACGGAACAAAACATAGATTAACTGTTTTAACAGTAAAACCCTTGGAAACGGCTCTAAGAGCTCAAATATAGTAAGGCTTTGAATGACGTGGAACGCAGCTGCGACGTGAGTTGACAACTGCTCCTCCTCGAggacagcacacagacactgaagATGGAGCCGAGGTTACACAACACTTACACAACACTTACAGTCATACTTAATGGTAGGAGTTGGGAGCTGGAACTCAGACCACTCATTTAAGTAAATACAATAACAAGCTCTATCAAGCTCAAACCGCACACGCAAAACATCACTCCTACTGAAATAGGCGTTTCtattggggttttttttgtgtggtttCATTGCACAACACAATAGAAACCAAACCCACTCACATACTCTACATCCCCACTAAATGCTCGAGCTCGGTACTGCAGACCTGTGCTGAATGGAAACTGACAAAAAACCTTAAACACAAACCATTTTCAGTATATCTCAGGTCTGCATAGTGTTTACTGTCAAAGCCTATGGAGAATTAGAGGGTAAACATACtagtatgttttgttttgtttttttctaaagtcCTGTGAGAGTGGAGGGGAATGTGGAGGGGCATGtcgaggggggaggggaggggatggGGCCGCGATCCGGTGCTTCAGCAGCTGTGTGACGTTTTTTACTTGTAAGGTCGCAGAAAAGCGGAGACTTTGCTGCTAATGAGACGTATGAAGGAGCGAGGAAGCATCTCGTTGGACTCCCGAGTGGTGTACTTAAAGTAGTTGTTTGGGTGAGCCAGCACATCAAAAAGAGTCTTAATCAGTTTTTTGTCCTGTAGGGAAGAACAGACAGGTGTAAACTCTACGCTAAGACACACATCCTCGTCCTTAATTactatttcaatttcatttgtAACATTTGGCAATGCTGGAATACAAAGAACACACGTATCCTGTGACGACATTAACAAAtcttttcattattaatgtACCGCCTGACTCATGCAGCTACTAATGTGTTTGTTAGCGACAGCTTTGTTTAGCCTAGCCACACCTTTAAGTGCAGTTTATTGCTTAACTGAATTACCTCTCCCACGTGGTCTTATGCATCAGCAATAAATGAAGCCAAAGCTGAACACAGTAAGAAGTAAAACTGCTAACCTTGAGGATTTCTTGGTGGTTTTCTGAGGCATAGAGTCTTCCATCTCGCACTATGTCCTCTACAAGCTGTTCATAGTCCTCTGaatttatgaaaagaaaaacaaaagacacaaacacaacaagtcacttcatgaaatgctgaaaacaGGCCACAAATATTCAAAACAAGTTAGGTGGTGaaatattattaaaacacagacaaaaagaaatgctGAGGAACTCCGTAGTGTTCCTGTCACTCCACAGCCAGTAAACCACAGAATACACTGTCGACAGTTTCTTTGGTAGAAAGTGTTTTCAATGAAAGGGGGCTGTGGATTATTCAGAGTAACCAGGACACAGtgctttttctgtgttgtgaGTAGAGCAGGCCAGCAGTAGCTTATTGCAAATATATCACATCAGCATATATGTGGGTGGataaaaaacaaggaaacacaaGGCAGAAATTTGTTTGAAGTAATTGAGAAACGTTCACGCTTGCATATCTTGTCTACCAGagagcacagacacatttaCTTCTAAATTGTATAATGTCCCACTGAGTACATCTCACTATACTGAGAGCTACCTGCGGGCTTCTGGTCTCCATTAATGGTTCTCAATTCGAGGCTGAAAACTAAAGGAAATCAGGTAAGCTGGCTCCTTATCTTCACTTAAATCTCTCctcaaaacacattattttacagTTGCATTGTCTTAAATAGTTTCATTTTGCTCCCCTGCTGCGTTTGTTCTTttaacaaataattattttaatattaattattagtattttacatgcattttaaCCTTCTTTTGGaaagtgctttataaataattaacaaattcaaaaaaattGAAATCCGTACTTTTTTTGTGTTCTGACACTTAAagttaataatgaaaaataatgaatagaGTTGGAGTTGAGTTTCATAGACATGACAGTTGATAGTAAAAGCCAGCTGGTGAAGATTCGTACCATCATAAGTAACATAAGGGATCTGAAAGCCCCTGGCGCTGTTGGCCTCGTTGGACTTGAAGTTAATCCAGAGACGTCTGGAGCGAGCTGTGAATGCGATAGGCCGCTCATATGTCTGACACGTCTCGTAGGTGGTGATGGATGTAGCTGACCCTAGCAGAGGCACAGAGAAGACAATGGTGGTCAGGCTTTCACAACTGCTCCTTGTATGGCACAATCAAGAGTATACGCAGTACAAACACAGAATTCCACTGAGACAACAACTGCTCACGGCACTCACAGTTCTTCCTCATAACCAGCACATCTCCACACTCGTCCTCTGAGGGCAGGAAAATCTCTGGCACCACGATTAGGATCTTGCGCTTGCTGGGCGGATTGATGTTCCAGATACACTCCACATTAGCAGGGTAATTACCGGGATAGTTGGGTGACTCAATGTAACCCATGAATTCGCCCATCTCACCACCACATTGCCTGTCTAGAcgtacacaaacaaaacaaattggTTTCCAGCTCATGTTAATgagaacacaaaacaaacatttttatactCACTCTTGCACTGCGAGACACTTGTTGCACCGTCAAAATCTGTGGTGGTGTTCCCGGGGCAGGAAATACAATAGTTCTGTCTAAACTCTGTCTGATATGTCCCCACTGGACAGCGGATACACCGGTGCACCGTGGTGTTGTAGTAATGTCCTGGAGAACACTGAACTGCAGAGTAGAAATGAAGATGGACATTAAGTTTGgcagattattttattattacatgtttggctgtataaataaagtacaGGCCGACCTTTAACTTCACAGTCATGGAAGGAGCTGGCACCTTCCCGCTTGGTGTTCAGTCCTCCGCCACATGGGAAGCACAGGGTCCGTCCCAAATCTGGTTGGTAGGCGCCCTGAGGGCACGGCTGGCAAGGTTTGAAGCCATCGCTGGAGAAGTACCCCGTTGGACACTGGCCTGGTTTGTAGAACGTGGATATGAGTCTTATTATAAACGCTTCACAAGATACAGAATTGGTGTTTAACATTGTCTCTGGAACTTTGAACTACCAGCACAGGAGGAGATGTTTCTTGCCCCGACTGGCCCATGGCCGTCACTGCCAGGGCAGAGGTCACAGGCCAGCTGACCCTCCTTCTCCTGGAAAGTGCCAGGCGGACACTGGACACAGCGCTCCTGCTCACCGTGGTAGTAAGTCCCCGGCAAGCATCTGACTGAGAGAATATCCACAACGGCACAGATCAGAGACGATACACTTAAGTCATATCACTTAAAAAATGGCCACTGTGTGCATACTTGACCTCACAAGACCTTGCATGGCAGATTATGATAGTATATGGGTGGAGATGAGGTTAAATTCTGAGTCTGTCATTGTCCGTGATGCTCACAAATCTAATACATTTGGACATCACACTAAAATAGCTGATCTGACACTCCCCATCCAGCTCTCCGGTCTTACCACATCGGCCACTGTCCCTCTCCCAGCCCGGGCCGCAGTTCTCTTGAACTGGAGCAGCTTGGGGAAGTTTTTGGGCCACCTCGTATTCCAGACCAGCGACTCGGATCAGGAAGCGTTCCTGGTTGATGGACTTCTTCAGAGCCTTGATATAGGTCTTAACCTGCTTCTCCATGCGCTGCCTCAAACAGCTGAGATTGCAGCTTCCTGGTTATGGGTAAACGCAACATACTGTGTTTCAGTCACAAGCACACAGCAGATcttaacagtgtgtgtgctggacaaaaataacatgtttctaGACATAATTGTATAAATGAGCTGTTTGTGTAGGTTGCACGCTTTGCTGCTACGGTATTGCTTCAAAAGAAACAACCAACCTGTAGTGTCTCCAGGTTTGACCTCAGCTTCCAGCTCCAAAGTAATGCGTGTTACCTCTTTGTTAGAGGGGTTTCGAGCACGTCGCCCTTTGGCTTTTTTAGAGGAGTCACATTTAAGGTTGACAAATGTCACCAAGCAGTTGCTGCAGGGCTGACCGCCTCCTGTGGACGACATGATATCACATTGtttgtgaaaaaataatgaagataCATCAGTAAACCCCAATCAGACATTAACCCTTCGtagtctaggaccgccacacagcgtcaaagtcacatgtcgcacgtttgaaaacgtaaagctgtgacacaagcacgcaggtgctcaattcaaagactgttggaaagtggacactttaaactttttacaagtgtttgaattttgtcgattggcctattaagactaaatttatgaagagccgaagtcgcgcactacagctcttctacgagttagaagatgctgaatctggggaagaacgttctgattctgaggaagactcctttgagaggatgaagtggatgctgcgcgtgaagacaaatgagaggaggtgtccgcgcagacccccgctcctccaaaaatccaactagttcctacttagattttgtgtttcttttgcacttttacatacagtgtgtccatatattatgtcaaaataaataaatacttgtagaattacataggtgaggttgtgctgaaaagaaagacacaaagaaaggcaagctaagcagttttaatgggaaacacaaaggtaaaatgaaaagtagtaaaaaacgctgttttaccccagactctgaagggttaataGTAAATTATGTTGATTAGTGTTTGGGAGATTAGGTGTATAGTTTCGTGGATGGTGTGAGTCAAGGCTTGAAAACAAATCATTAGTGGTTTATTAGGGCTACAtataatgattgttttcattattgattcatctcttGATTTTTTCACAATTCACCAACTTGTTTTCTCTGTAagaaatttgtaaaaaaaaaaaaacagccaacagTCTAAAActccaaaatatattaaaaaacaacCTTGACAGAGAACaacagaaaatcctcacatttgaagAGCTGACACCagtaaatgttttgcatttttgcttgaaaaatgattaaaacagtTGATGTATTATCAAAAAAGTTGCCACAAAATTTTCTAATCAATTAATAACCAATTAAATAATCAGTATACAGATATTAAGACTGACCTGGTCCAAGTGTCCGCCCTCTGTCCTCCGTTCTGCCAGTCAGCTTTGGGTGCAGGTGACATTTGGCgtttttaattttgaaagaAGCCGTCTGCTTCACTGGAGGGGCCAAAGTCtctacagacaaacacagtacAGTGAGTAGGAGCAAAACACAACACGCTGCTGTTACAGTACAGACAGAATCTGGAGGGCAGCAAACCTATGCAGCTCTGGCTACTGCTAGAGTTGAGCCTGGCAGGAGACTTCCCTCTGAGGATGGGGATACCACAGCTGACCGAGTAGCTGTTGTCAGACTCTGCACAGAAAGtttacacacagaaagaaaacatttaaatttttgaACCATAAAGAAACTCCTGTTTGGTGTTTCGTGATCGCACTCTGACATACCTGCCAGATAGTGAGCCTTGGAGGCACAGGTAAGAGAGCAGCTCTCCTT
This sequence is a window from Pempheris klunzingeri isolate RE-2024b chromosome 11, fPemKlu1.hap1, whole genome shotgun sequence. Protein-coding genes within it:
- the scube3 gene encoding signal peptide, CUB and EGF-like domain-containing protein 3; translation: MYMHALIRASLGFVGFCLVAFVQQSASGSKTTQDVDECAEALDNCSIDAICQNTLKSYKCICKSGYKGDGKHCEDVDECATEYNGGCVHECINIPGNYRCTCYDGFRLAHDGHNCLDVDECSEGNGGCQQICVNMMGSYECRCREGFLLSDNQHTCIQRPKVQPDGAKEGPTCMDKNHGCAHICRETQKGGISCECRPGFQLTRNMKDCKLTCNYGNGGCQHICEETDHGPKCSCHMKFVLHNDGKTCVGERSVQSQAAPQLFPNETCAVNNGGCDSTCHDSVTGVRCSCPVGFTLQPDRKTCKDIDECRLNNGGCDHVCRNTVGSFECSCKKGYKLLTNERTCQDIDECSFDRACDHFCVNSAGSFQCLCHKGYVLYGLAHCGDIDECSINRGGCKYGCINTLGSYECTCPPGFKLHWNRKDCIELVKCPPGLVAPKATLTCSKTGKKESCSLTCASKAHYLAESDNSYSVSCGIPILRGKSPARLNSSSSQSCIETLAPPVKQTASFKIKNAKCHLHPKLTGRTEDRGRTLGPGGGQPCSNCLVTFVNLKCDSSKKAKGRRARNPSNKEVTRITLELEAEVKPGDTTGSCNLSCLRQRMEKQVKTYIKALKKSINQERFLIRVAGLEYEVAQKLPQAAPVQENCGPGWERDSGRCVRCLPGTYYHGEQERCVQCPPGTFQEKEGQLACDLCPGSDGHGPVGARNISSCAGQCPTGYFSSDGFKPCQPCPQGAYQPDLGRTLCFPCGGGLNTKREGASSFHDCEVKVQCSPGHYYNTTVHRCIRCPVGTYQTEFRQNYCISCPGNTTTDFDGATSVSQCKNRQCGGEMGEFMGYIESPNYPGNYPANVECIWNINPPSKRKILIVVPEIFLPSEDECGDVLVMRKNWSATSITTYETCQTYERPIAFTARSRRLWINFKSNEANSARGFQIPYVTYDEDYEQLVEDIVRDGRLYASENHQEILKDKKLIKTLFDVLAHPNNYFKYTTRESNEMLPRSFIRLISSKVSAFLRPYK